The region cagatccctgAAGGGAGTGTGCTAAGTACTAAATGCAGGGGTGCTTATAATCGTGATAACAAAATGTTCTTGATTAAAAacgattttttttgtttgaccTCTTTGACCTCAATTACAGTTTGATTTTCTGCAATATATTAAGTGTAAGTTCAAGTTGATAAACAGCACTGACAGTTTCTCATAGCATATTCTGCTCATCTTTACGAAGGTCACCAATAATTCTGGAGAGCATTCTTTCTCAGTGTGTGATGTTGACCGTCTGTTCCCCTAACCTGGAACTTGCTCATCCTAGGAGTCAGTGATGCTACAGTTCTGTGGGAACAAGTTGGACAAGAAAGACTTTTTTGGGAAATCTGATCCTTTTCTGGTCTTCTATCGAAGTAACGAGGACGGATCGTAAGTTATCGTGACCCCTTACAAAATTAAACCAGAAATTGTTACAAACCGTTATTCATatcatgtttgttttaaaatagacCAAGAGACTGTTCAATACCACATCAGCCGAGCACATAGTGGAAGATAGGTCCTGACACTGAGGGTAACTGGACACGCTCCAAATAGCAATTATTTACTGTATGACTACGGTGTGCAGGACTGTCCTTAAGACTCAATGTATGCACTCTATACATccctgccaaacacacacagagactgtaGTTGGAGCTGGACTGCACGTGTAGGACAGGACGGGAGGCAATATGAAAGAGGCAAATAAATGGTGGTTTAGAAGGATTTAAGAGCTCTTATGCCAGCCAGTGCTTTTCTGCAGGCTTACTCCCATGCCTTGCACTTGACTCACTTGGCTTTTCTGCAGCTGGGTATTATTTAGTGATGCAGTTCAGCTGGCTCGCTTTGGGAGCTCAACTGGCTCGCTTTTGGGAGCTTATTTGGCTAGTTTTGGGGTACCACAACAACATGCTGGCCCTGACCACAGGCTCACGCTGCTTCATGTATGAGCAGGATTTTGCTGTTGCTATTTTTCTTTAAAGACTTCCTAAACACAAATAAGAAGAGTTGGGAAGCCATCAAGTCTGTGCTGTATTGAAAGGGCCCTAACAGCCATTTTGCTTTTTGCTAGGTTCACCATCTGCCATAAGACAGAGGTAGTGAAGAATACCCTGGACCCCGTGTGGCAGGCCTTCAAGATTCCTGTCAAGGCCCTGTGCAATGGAGACTATGACCGGTAACTGATACAAAATATGCATGTGCATAACTAACGGATGCAAAGACGCAGCCCTTGGAAAAGAGAATGGTGGAGTCACTTTATAATGCGCGGTATGACTTCCTCCCTTTACAGTAGACCACTGTATACTTCAGTTAAAGTGGTTTGACATGAGAAGCAAAATAGAGGCATATAAATCAAATCAATGCTATAATAAATGCAATCTTCACTATGTGAGAAACCAGAGCTCGCTAGTCCACTTGGGTGTGACGTCTGTCTACATCACTTAGCAGCGGAAAGCACTTAAGAAGGCACACAACACATGAATAACCGTACATCAGTATTCTTGTCTACTTTTTGGTTTACCCCCCATTTCTAGACCCTCTTGAGCATTCAGGTACACTGTAGCCGCTATTGCAATTATTCATTTGGCGACCCATGACTCCTGCAGTCTTTAGCACACTGAATTCCAACTGCAGACCTTTCTGAGAGCCGACCTTCCTACTGCCAAAACGTCCTCTTACACAGATGAGTGCCTCTCTTAAACTGCACAGTTTCTCAATCAGACACTAATTGTTTTCTCTAATGGAGTTTTTTTCTCTCGCTGTCTTTTCTCTGCTCCATTCCTctccctgttttctctctcctctctttctccttttctatCTGTCCGTCTCTTTCACCCTGTCCCATCTTTATCCTTTAGGAACATAAAGGTGGAGGTGTACGATtgggacagagatggagggttTGTATTGTCTcggacacaaaacacacaaatgcaagCAAACACTTGAATTAACCGTGTCAGTAGAGTCTGCGCTCAGGAATGTCCACTGCTGTATGTTTTCATGCACTAATTCATTAGTTATGGTTAGTTATTGTTAGATCATTATTATTAAATCTACTATTTAATTAGTTATTGTTAAATAATTCTTATTTCATGTGCAGTCTAGTTGCAGTTATATATAGATAATTGCAAACCTTGCCTTTTCTTTTCCAAATGTGAGTTTGTCAGCATAAAAAAAGTGCCAGTGTCGCTTCAAAGGTAGTTTTAAAAGTAACTATTAAACCAGTGGATCTGTTCCTAAAGAGTGGACCCATCTTGAAAGAAACCCcagcagttgtgtgtgtttgtgatgtgtgtgtgtatgtgtgacgtatgtgtttgtttctccAGCCATGACTTCATTGGGCAGTTCAGCACTAGCTACAGGGAGATGTCAAGATGCCAGTCACAGTTTCACAGCTATGAGGTGAGACCTTGTAGCAGGTTGTAGAAcagacacactaacacacacaccaacgctgacacacacacacgctagcacacacatgcttacacacacagacacgctatCACACATACACTAGCACAgacacgctaacacacacatgcccacacacacacacagacacactaacacacacactaacacacacacaaacgctaaTACATGTCCCCACAtggttaagaaaaaaaacacattcaaattgCGCCACAaggataaaatattaaaaagaaaaaatatatatatatctcctcTGGTCTCTGCAGGTGGTGAATCCTAAGAAGAAAgtcaagaagaagaaaaaataccTCAACTCAGGAACAGTAAGTAAAATACATCTTACATCAATATGCACTTGTTTTGTCCTGTTTAGCCCAGAATAGTCACTGTTTAAATAGTAGCCTGGACCATGTTCTATAGCCTTGTATTCAACTGTAGCTGTGTTATGTTAAAATAGTGCTTACATTTCTGATAATATTGTAGTTCCACTGAAAACCCAATGtgttttaaagggatagttcacttTTATAAAGTTTTAGGCTTATTATAGAGTCGACAATAAGCTAAAACTTCAAAAAGTATCCCTTTAACCTCCAAACGTGTTACCAGGTAACCCTTCTTTCCTGCTTGGTGGACATGGAGCTCACCTTCCTGGACTACATCAAAGGAGGGTATGTTGCAGTGTCCTACTGTTTAATACACAACAACAGTGAGATGTATCCCACTGTCACTTCTAAACATACATCTGTCATTTCCAATGCTTGCCCCTAGATAAGCTTTACTTGTAATTGGtattatcatttaattttgtagtGTGCGGTATTGGTTGTCCCGTCAAATTTGCTGTCTCTTTCCAAGCAGCAACAATGAAGCACATAGTGGATTATTGTTATGCTAATTTGACTGAAGCAATATCCACAGTTACCTCTGTCTAGCACGAGGCTCACTCACTTCACTAATGTGTTAATGGTAGGCAGAAACAAATGCAGTGCTGCGTGTATTACCAATTAAGCCCAACGGCCTGTATTCATGTTGCTGGGAACAATAGCTACGCGTAAGTTGTAACTGCCATGAGTTAAGTTGTTTTTGAATCACAGTGTGATCTAATCTTTTAATGATTGGTATTTTGATATCTTCCTTGtttgaattataatttttttatcttgTAGGACTCAGATTAATTTCACGGTGGCAATTGATTTCACAGCATCAAATGGTAAGTAGCTTAGAGCTCATCAGCTCTTGAGAAACCTTCTTGAGATCAACTTTGTACCGACAACTCTCTAGTTATTAGGCCTTTTACAAATGTCAGTTTTACGAAGCTAATTCCCACCTTCTTGTTTTCCAGTGTAGCACCTGGACGGTAGGTCCAGCCGCACAAACTTGtcgtgttgtgtttttttgctgTTTTCCAGGCAACCCATCCCAGCCCACCTCTCTCCACTACATGAGTCCGTACCAGCTGAATGCCTACGCCATGGCCCTCAGAGCTGTGGGGGAGATCATCCAGGACTACGACAGTGACAAGATGTTCCCGGCGCTGGGCTTTGGCGCCAAGCTGCCACCCGACGGACGCGTCTCACACGAGTTTGCGCTGGTGAGGAGACGACCCTCTCCGTCCGTCCTGACATCTCAGCTTGTTACTTGCCCCTCTCCTGGCCGTCCCTGTTCTGAGACACGGGAATCTGCAGGCGGGAGAATTCAGCCAACAGGCTCGTTGTAATGGTTGGCATCCTAAACCGTTCCAGACATTCCAATGAGCCCATCGGGCCAATTTAAAGTATGCAGAGTGATGTTATGGAAGGGCCGTCTCACAGCAGGTGGCCCAAATGATAAGCTCGTGTCAAACATAGTGCACAATACATGGAATAGGATGCCATCCACAGTCCTTTAAGTCTCTCGCCGGGTGTGGTACCCATTAAGCCCCGAGCTGCAGCGGCCATTCCAGCTGCTCAGTTGGGTAGCCTTATCCTCAGAGGGGCCCAGCCTGAGACAATGACACACCACGTATGCATTTTTCCAAGCATCAAGCCTGAGTCAGGCTTTTAACAAGGGGAGAGGGATTaagcatgcagacagacagacagactgagggaCTGGTGGGAtgcagggggagggaggagaggtggaaaCGGAAGGAGGGAGGTGGGTGATGGAAGAGGAGACTGGAGCAGGGGGAGGTGGAAGAAGAGATGGTTGTAGGGAGAGGGATGTGGGAGAGGAGCCAGGAGAAGGGGGAGGTGGGAGAGGAGCCGGGACTGGGAGGGGAGGTGGAgttgggaggagagggggttgGGAAGATTGCCTTGAAGACTTCTGTAAACAAAATTGactgtctctatttgcaaagCAAAGAGAAGTTGTCACGTCCTCCATGTTGCTCACCAGAGGACAAGCAGCTAATCAAGATGGCTCCCCTTCACTTTACTTGGGAGTGGTTCATAATATAGCTACATTACATACTCTACTGTGCATTGTACATAATGGAAATTAAGGTTAATCTTGCTATAATGGCGTGCTCCCGAAATGTTGATACTGCAGAGTTTAAAAAAGTTTACAGTAAAGTGTAATTTTCTGGCATGTTTTTCTCACAGAAGATAAAATATTTACTTACATCATCCTCTGTTCAAACGTTAAATTGAACAGAATGAGGAAATTGAGCTTGACGTTCTGTGTTTCCACGTTGTTTTCCTCTGTGCGTGTGGGCAGAACGGGAACCCCCAGAACCCGTACTGTAGTGGGATAGAAGGAGTAATGGAGGCCTATTACCAGAGCCTCAAGTCTGTTCGTCTTTATGGACCCACACACTTCTCCCCTGTCATCAACCATGTGGCCAGGTAGgtctcaaacaaacacacacacacacacactgacacacacaccaatacaaaGTCATCATGCTCATAACACACAAGCaagcacatgaacacacacatgcacggtTTGGTTCCATTCAACTAAGCGGCTCCTGCTGACGTAAAATAACCTGCGCTGGTTAATAGGACCTCATTTGGTTCCATTTAACTACGTGGCTCCTGTAGATTTGTTCTGTAGATTTCCAGTGCCCTGTGACCCCCTTGGGAAAGCCcagattaaaacaaatgttctaaTGGCTCCGCAGTTTCCCTAGAATCAATGCTAACCACTGCGGTCACACAGCGTAACATGGAAGAAAACACAGTTCCCACTCGGTTACGCAACATAATGTGGAAGAAAACGCTGTTCCCACCTGGTCACGCAGCATAATAACATGGAAGAAAACACTGTTCCCACCCAGTCACGCAGTGTAACATGGAAGAAAATGCTGTTCCCACCCAGTCACACAGCGTAACATGGAAGAAAACACAGTTCCCACTCGGTTACGCAACATAATGTGGAAGGTAAACGCTGTTCCCACCTGGTCACGCAGCATAATAACATGGAAGAAAACGCTGTTTCCACCCAGTCATGCAATGTAACATGAAAGAAAACGCTGTTCTTACCCGGTCATGCAGTGTAACATGGAAGAAAATGCTGTTCCCACCCGGTCACACAGCGTAACATGGAAGAAAACGCTGTTCCCACCAGGTCACACAGTGTAACATGGAAGAAAACGCTGTTCTTACCCGGTCATTCAGTGTAACATGTAAGAAAATGCTGTTCCCACCCAGTCATGCAGTGTAACATGGAAGAAAATGCTGTTCCCACCCGGTCACACAGTGTAACATAGAAGCGGCAGCCTAAATGTCACAACTCGACAGCGTCAGACAAACAGATTGAGAAGGGTTGCTAGTCATTAAAATCCAAATGTGTGCAGTATTGACCAGTGGCCTGGCACTGGGGGAGGTGTGGCCTCGTTCACCGGTCATTAGTGGTCATTGGTTGAGAGGAGAGCCTGACTCTCTGGTGTACTTGGTGCTCTCTGCCCGGTGATctacaaactcacacacacacccaagatGGACTGTAACAAGCTTTCTCTTCCATCTAAGGCCCCTAAATCTATTTGTTGTGTGTTCAGACCACCCACGTGGCCTAAGAATAGCATTGCCATTCATAGCTTGTTTATTCTCAGTATGACCAAAACACACTGGCGGGGGTACCATTTTCACACAAATAACCTGTTGTCAAAGGAAACAGATGTTTCCAACACGTGTAGTTGTGTaaattatattgtgtgtgtgtttgtgtgtgtgtgtgtgtgtgtgttgcctgcGAGGGCCCAATACTCGATGACATCAAATTGGTTATTCTAGTTACCTGGGCTTCAATCATTAGCCAAAACAATCAAATAGTGCGCCACTTAATAAATGGTCATAAAATGTCATACagtttgtttatttcattttctttgtctttttatcAACCCCTCCCAGATATGCACAGTCAGTAAAAGACGGATCCCAGTACTTCATTCTCCTCATCATCTCGGATGGAGTTATCACAGACATGGCCCAGACCAAGGAGTCCATCGTAAATGTATGGAAGTATTGCAGTTCTACTCATTTATGCCCCTGGACCAGACCGTTACGGGACTCTTGGACTTGCATTGGGTTTTAAACAGGTCCTGTGTAAACATGGGACCTGGCAGGTCCAGACTACCATATTTGGGGCCCTGGGGCACCAACATCCTCCATTTCTACTTTACTGGCCATTGCCTGGAGAGACTAAAATGCAATCCTATTTTCTCCTGAAGCTAATCGATGTGTTGCAGTTATCTAGTGAATTTCCTACAATTCTACAACTTTTGCCGAAAGtaaaagttgttgttttttagatGTTTCATCTTCTAATGCTCTAGTGTTCTTTACcttttgggaaaacatttagGAGTTATGAACACAATTCCCCAAGAATTATGGGTACTGTTATAATTTTTCATCCCGGCCCCGTATCATGAGGCTTTTATTGACGTAGCAGGTTGGACCCGATGTTGGCAGTGTAACTTCATGTTACTGTCGGTCTTCTTGGCAGGTAATGCTGTTTTGGTAAGACTTCTGTAATACAGACACAGAATGGCTCCTGTGTGTCACGATGTGATTGTGCAGTGAAATATGACGACAGAAAGTACCAAGAAACTCCAGGAACAGAGGTTGCTCATACATTTGCCAATTTAATGCCCACCTATAATGGCAATACAAAAAGTGATGAAACTCGGGGGCTCTATCATCTTCATCTAGCCTTTGGCAAGTGGCAAGCCGTTCAACTGAGATTTGATAAACAAAATTGCAATGCAATAGGCAACTGCTGGGGCGGAGAGGATGGAAATAAGGTTCATTTATAAGCTGTCAGGCTGGCTGGGGTTTAGACACAAGTCGTACATGCATGAAATTAGATAGGTGCTAATTCAAAACTGAGTCCTTATAAAAGCTTGGCAAATTGTGAGGACCAAACTAAGAGCAGAATTGGAAAACAATGTTCACTTTAGTACAAGCAATTCCAAAAACAATTCTCTAAGGAGACAGGCTATTAATGCATTTACATTATCGTCAttgattttgtgtgtttctctgcagggtgTTTTAGGAAAATCTGGTTGTTGatgttgaaaaggaacatgTTTTCTCAGGCTTGGTTTGTCCTATGAcatttttctgtctccctctctcatgttctttatgctctctctctctttccctcactctctctctctctctctgtctccaaagGCGGCTACTCTGCCCATGTCAATTATAATTGTCGGGGTTGGATCAGCGGAATTCAATGGTAAGGCAGGAatgatgaagtgtgtgtgtgtgtgttggtttgttttcATGTGTATCCTCTAATACCTTCCCTACTTTAAATCCATTAGCGCCCCTGACCCATTTCTCCCCACCTTCCTCCTCTCAGTTCTTCTCTCCTTGGCTTTTCCCTCCCGCCCTGTCTTGTCTCTCTCACATCCCatcctccctatctctctcgCCAGGCTATTCCTCTGTCCTTTTCATTTTTGTCTTACACTTTTCATCCTCCGTCTCCCCGGTTTCTTCCCCCACATCGCTAATCTCTCCAAATGTTGACGCTCTTTGTTGACATTGTTCTACAGTAATCTGACATGACTTCCATTCACCTCTGCAGGAACAGGCCGGCTCCTCGCCTCCTGTCTCTTAACACAGCAGAGATGTTTGTGATTCATGAAAACACCACGGCACACTAATAAACACATCCATTCCTTATGCACAATTAGCCTCTAAAGTCAGCAGCCCTTAAAGATCATTACGCTTCTGAAGTCAATGTGCAGGCTACCATGACGTCCTCACTGTGACTCTCTACTTGGCCGCTTCCCCTCACACGTCTCCCAGCACATACAGTACTCACCATGCACTTGGCCGCTTCCCCTCACACGTCTCCCAGCACATACAGTACTCACCATGCACTTGGCCGCTTCCCCTCACACGTCTCCCAGCACATACAGTACTCACCATGCACTTTGCCGCTTCCCCTCACACGTCTCCCAGCACATACAGTACTCACCATGCACTTTGCCGCTTCCCCTCACACGTCTCCCAGCACATACAGTACTCACCATGCACTTTGCCGCTTCCCCTCACACGTCTCCCAGCACATACAGGACTCACCATGCACTTGGCCGCTTCCCCTCACACGTCTCCCACCACATACAGTACTCACCATGCACTTGCCCAGCAGGCTCCAAAGTTAACATACAAGAAAGGAGTGCACTGTGCCACGCACACATCTTGTGTATGGGAAGCGGCGTCATCTGGTCTCTTCGttgtaatggtgtgtgtgtgtgtgtgtgtgtgtaaccaacGATGCGTCATGCTCCGTGGCGCTGATGTAGACACGTCGATGTGGGTTTGCTCTGACATGGTATGGCGGATGGTCTGTCTCTCAATTCAGTTTAGTAGGTGCTTTATTGTCATGAATGGATGGTTGCCGCTGTTGTCAAAGCAAACATGTTTAGGCAGCCATAATAATACACTATATTAAAAAACAACGCACCTGAATGTTGAacacaacaaagaaaacaaatgatcgACTAATCAGAGATTTACAGGGCCAATGCCTCTCATGTTcttgtctgttgtctctgtccctGCTTTTCAGAAATGATCGAGCTTGATGGCGATGAAGAGAGGGTCTCATCTCAGGGGAGGTTTGCTGAGAGAGATATTGTTCAGGTATTTAATCGAAATATATTAAAGCAGAGTTTAGATGAGAATATTCTGTCTAGAACCTAAAGTCGTTCTTCAACCAAGCATTATTTTCAGCCgtcatcatcaataaacatttgTGTATGTCCCCATAGGAGAACCCTTTAAATAACTGCTTTTGGTTCCATTTACACAATGTCCATATGGTACCACAAGTCTTTGTTTAGGAGAGTACATTTGAATGGCCTTCTCGCTCACTGAATATCCATCTCTCCTCTATTCCCTCTCTTCCCTGTCTTCCTGTTCTACTCCCATTCACCTCATCTGTTCCTCTACACCTCCCATCTATCCGCTGTTCTCCTCAAAAAAAAATGACTCCTGTCTGCCTCCGCTGCTCCCTGTCTACCTCCATCAGTTTGTTCCGTTCCGTGACTACGTTGACCGCAGGGGTAACCACATCCTAAGCATGGCCCGACTGGCGAAGGAGGTTCTGGCTGAGATTCCTGACCAGTTCCTCTCCTACATGAGGACCAGGGGCATCAAACCAGGCCCATGCCCTCCCGCCTACACCCCCACTCCCACCTCTACCCCTGCCGTGCACCCCCTCCTAACTCGACGGGTCAGTCGAATCTGAAGGTCCCCAACCCCCGCGGCCGCCGCCCCTCGGGCCTCTTCCTCTCTCGCGTTTTCTTCCTCGCTGGAATTCGATGAGGGGCCGATAGAAGAAACGAATGGTTGTTTTCACTCTCGTGTTGCACTTTTGTGACCTCTGGGATTCCATCATGGCGGTTTGGGTTCCATCATGGGTTTCAGTGGGGAGGAAAGCAAAGCATTTTGCTTCCAGTTGAAGTGACCTCAGGAATGACTTTTCCTGTGAGGTCAGATGTGAAAGGCTAAAAATTATTTTCACTGGTCTGACCCAGCAAATAAGTGAGTGACTAAACAGGAGCGGCACA is a window of Esox lucius isolate fEsoLuc1 chromosome 19, fEsoLuc1.pri, whole genome shotgun sequence DNA encoding:
- the LOC105026415 gene encoding copine-8 produces the protein MSSFMNMACIGDFDPFTASIPATKVELTVSCRNLLDRDTFSKSDPICVLYTQGIANREWREFGRTEVIDNTLNPDFVRKFVVDYFFEERQNLRFDLYDLDSKSDNLSKHDFLGQAFCTLGEVVGSMGSRMEKPLIGIPGRKCGTIIVRAEELSNCRESVMLQFCGNKLDKKDFFGKSDPFLVFYRSNEDGSFTICHKTEVVKNTLDPVWQAFKIPVKALCNGDYDRNIKVEVYDWDRDGGHDFIGQFSTSYREMSRCQSQFHSYEVVNPKKKVKKKKKYLNSGTVTLLSCLVDMELTFLDYIKGGTQINFTVAIDFTASNGNPSQPTSLHYMSPYQLNAYAMALRAVGEIIQDYDSDKMFPALGFGAKLPPDGRVSHEFALNGNPQNPYCSGIEGVMEAYYQSLKSVRLYGPTHFSPVINHVARYAQSVKDGSQYFILLIISDGVITDMAQTKESIVNAATLPMSIIIVGVGSAEFNEMIELDGDEERVSSQGRFAERDIVQFVPFRDYVDRRGNHILSMARLAKEVLAEIPDQFLSYMRTRGIKPGPCPPAYTPTPTSTPAVHPLLTRRVSRI